The following are encoded together in the Pyxidicoccus xibeiensis genome:
- a CDS encoding carbohydrate ABC transporter permease → MSTGGSLERERRQAYLLVAPAVLVLAGVALYPILAAIWLSLHRFILVFGERRFTGLDNYAFLLSDARFWAALGNTAYFTAVAVTVELLLAVPLALLLNRAFPGRGLLRASVLVPWAIPTVVSARLWAWMFNPEYGLINRLLPGNDINWLGAPGYALHAAILVDVWKTTPFVALLVLAGLQGISEDLYKAARVDGASAWRAFRSITLPLLKPALLLAVLFRSLDAFRVFDAIYVLTEGGPANTTETLSIYAYKTLMRSGDFGYGSALSVATFLCVVVLAAVWLKLLGREEGAR, encoded by the coding sequence GTGAGCACCGGCGGCTCATTGGAGCGGGAGCGCCGGCAGGCGTACCTGCTGGTGGCGCCGGCCGTGTTGGTGCTGGCGGGCGTGGCGCTGTACCCCATCCTGGCGGCGATATGGCTGAGCCTGCACCGCTTCATCCTCGTCTTCGGCGAGCGGCGCTTCACGGGGCTGGACAACTACGCCTTCCTCCTGAGCGACGCGCGCTTCTGGGCAGCGCTGGGCAACACGGCGTACTTCACGGCGGTGGCGGTGACGGTGGAGTTGCTGCTGGCCGTGCCCCTGGCGCTGCTGCTCAACCGCGCCTTTCCGGGGCGGGGACTGCTGCGCGCTTCCGTGCTGGTGCCCTGGGCGATTCCCACGGTGGTGAGCGCGAGGCTGTGGGCGTGGATGTTCAATCCCGAGTATGGGCTCATCAACCGGCTGCTGCCCGGCAATGACATCAACTGGCTGGGGGCCCCGGGGTACGCGCTGCACGCGGCCATCCTGGTGGACGTGTGGAAGACGACGCCCTTCGTGGCGCTGCTGGTGCTGGCGGGGCTGCAAGGCATTTCCGAGGACCTCTACAAGGCGGCCCGCGTGGATGGCGCGTCGGCGTGGCGAGCGTTCCGGTCGATTACGCTGCCCTTGCTGAAGCCGGCGTTGCTCCTGGCGGTGTTGTTCCGCTCGCTGGATGCGTTCCGGGTGTTCGACGCCATCTACGTGCTGACGGAGGGCGGGCCCGCGAACACGACGGAGACGCTGAGCATCTACGCGTACAAGACGCTGATGCGCTCGGGAGACTTCGGGTACGGGAGCGCGCTGTCGGTGGCGACCTTCCTGTGCGTGGTGGTGCTGGCGGCGGTGTGGCTCAAGCTGCTGGGGCGAGAGGAGGGCGCGCGATGA
- a CDS encoding Ig domain-containing protein → MRRALPGMLGLLLVAACTFAPDLSRYPRCDAQGACEAGWTCLTLESRCVPDCGEHGVCPAPEPDSGEDSGLPGADAGDAGDVPDGGSGEDGGVDAGTDAGSDGGADAGPVSLGLELDGLAQGIEGKAYGDRLRARGGTPPYIFTATAPLPAGLSLEEDGWLSGTPAVAGDFFLAIDVTDQGDPMKRASGSIPLRIRPVLHFAGPGTLADAPLNYAYSERLSATGGKPPYRFTVAEGSTLPSGLQLNEETGVLTGTSGRTGVVRFHMTVKDDDSPPQEVTRELTLTTVDLGLLPLGVRLMTRSLPDARKGTPYSYTLRSAGGTGANWTVQGVLPPGIEFNASQALLSGTPTQASTTYPLRITVSDLTTASPGDVTLEVK, encoded by the coding sequence ATGAGGCGTGCGCTGCCGGGCATGTTGGGCCTGCTGCTCGTGGCGGCGTGCACCTTCGCGCCGGACCTGTCGCGCTACCCCCGGTGTGATGCGCAGGGGGCGTGCGAAGCGGGCTGGACGTGTCTGACTTTGGAGTCGCGCTGCGTGCCGGACTGCGGGGAGCACGGCGTGTGCCCGGCGCCGGAGCCGGACTCCGGTGAGGACAGCGGCCTGCCTGGAGCGGACGCGGGTGATGCGGGCGACGTGCCGGATGGCGGCTCGGGCGAGGACGGGGGCGTGGATGCGGGCACCGACGCGGGCTCGGACGGCGGTGCCGACGCGGGGCCGGTGTCGCTCGGGCTCGAGCTGGACGGCTTGGCCCAGGGCATCGAGGGCAAGGCGTACGGCGACCGTCTGCGCGCGAGGGGAGGAACGCCGCCGTACATCTTCACGGCCACCGCGCCGCTGCCCGCGGGGCTCTCGCTCGAAGAGGATGGCTGGCTGTCCGGCACTCCTGCCGTGGCGGGAGACTTCTTCCTCGCCATCGACGTGACGGACCAGGGCGACCCCATGAAGCGGGCCAGCGGCAGCATTCCCCTGCGCATCCGCCCCGTGCTGCACTTCGCCGGGCCGGGCACGCTCGCGGACGCGCCGCTCAACTATGCCTACTCGGAGCGCCTGTCCGCCACGGGAGGCAAGCCGCCCTACCGGTTCACGGTGGCCGAGGGCAGCACGCTGCCGTCAGGGCTCCAGCTGAACGAGGAGACGGGCGTCCTGACGGGGACGTCCGGGCGGACGGGAGTGGTGAGGTTCCACATGACGGTGAAGGACGACGACTCGCCGCCCCAGGAGGTCACGCGCGAGCTGACGCTGACGACGGTGGACCTGGGCCTGCTGCCGTTGGGGGTGAGGCTGATGACGCGGTCCCTGCCGGACGCGCGCAAGGGGACGCCGTACAGCTACACCCTGCGCTCTGCGGGAGGGACGGGGGCCAACTGGACGGTGCAGGGCGTCCTGCCCCCCGGCATCGAGTTCAATGCCTCGCAGGCGCTGCTCTCGGGGACGCCCACGCAGGCCAGCACCACCTATCCCCTGAGAATCACCGTGTCGGACCTGACGACTGCGTCCCCGGGTGACGTGACGCTCGAGGTGAAGTGA
- a CDS encoding STAS/SEC14 domain-containing protein — MQQQEEVKFGAHSAHFEPPDTLVASFNGLINMDEVKRTSQLYRETFERHGQYYCVADIGRSQIDTAGRRYLSDNGRSEWFHAVIYVGADVVQRTFGKAIALAMLFTGKTSFETVFMPTVEEAHAWIAQHRVQRKRKTG, encoded by the coding sequence ATGCAGCAGCAGGAAGAAGTGAAGTTCGGCGCGCACAGCGCCCATTTCGAGCCGCCAGACACCCTGGTGGCCAGCTTCAATGGCCTCATCAACATGGATGAGGTGAAGCGCACCTCCCAGCTCTACCGGGAGACCTTCGAGCGCCATGGCCAGTACTACTGCGTCGCCGACATCGGCCGCTCCCAGATTGACACGGCCGGCCGCAGGTACCTCTCCGACAATGGCCGCTCGGAGTGGTTCCACGCCGTCATCTACGTCGGCGCCGACGTCGTCCAGCGCACCTTCGGCAAGGCCATTGCCCTGGCCATGCTCTTCACCGGCAAGACGAGCTTCGAGACCGTCTTCATGCCCACCGTCGAGGAAGCCCACGCCTGGATTGCCCAGCACCGCGTCCAGCGGAAGCGGAAGACGGGCTGA
- a CDS encoding carbohydrate ABC transporter permease, which yields MKRPGLGTALAVVAFLTFFLGPFGWQVLTSLWPDGELTRPWPSHLTLENYASVLWGRPFLRVVLNSLLVAALTTVFCLSMGAAAAFALAKLEFRGRGLLLSAALAVSMFPPIATVSPLYLILRAVGLRDSLVGLALPYATFALPLTLWVLTSFFRQLPDELYRAARVDGCTPFQAFRRVLLPLAAPGLATTAILVFIFAWNEFLYALTFLSTPEKRTVPVAISLFASEYREPWGEIAAASVVATLPLVVLTVLFQRRIVSGLTAGAVKE from the coding sequence ATGAAGCGGCCGGGGCTGGGCACGGCGCTGGCGGTGGTGGCGTTCCTCACGTTCTTCCTGGGGCCCTTCGGCTGGCAGGTGCTGACGAGCCTGTGGCCGGACGGCGAGCTGACGCGGCCGTGGCCCTCTCATCTGACGCTGGAGAACTACGCGAGCGTGCTGTGGGGGCGGCCGTTCCTGCGCGTGGTGCTGAACTCGCTGCTGGTGGCGGCGCTGACGACAGTGTTCTGTCTGTCCATGGGCGCGGCAGCGGCCTTCGCGCTGGCGAAGCTCGAGTTCCGGGGGAGGGGCCTGCTGCTGAGCGCGGCGCTGGCGGTGAGCATGTTCCCGCCGATTGCGACAGTGAGCCCGCTGTACCTCATCCTGCGAGCGGTGGGGCTGCGCGACAGCCTGGTGGGGCTGGCATTGCCATACGCGACGTTCGCCCTGCCGTTGACGCTGTGGGTGCTGACGTCGTTCTTCCGGCAGCTCCCGGACGAGCTGTACCGGGCGGCGAGGGTGGATGGGTGCACGCCGTTCCAGGCGTTCCGGAGGGTGCTGCTGCCATTGGCGGCGCCGGGGCTGGCGACGACGGCGATTCTGGTCTTCATCTTCGCGTGGAACGAGTTCCTCTACGCGCTGACCTTCCTGTCCACGCCGGAGAAGCGCACGGTGCCGGTGGCCATCAGCCTCTTCGCCAGCGAATACCGCGAGCCCTGGGGAGAGATTGCCGCGGCCTCCGTGGTGGCCACGCTGCCCCTGGTAGTGCTCACCGTGCTGTTCCAGCGGAGGATTGTCTCGGGCCTCACGGCGGGGGCGGTGAAGGAGTAG
- a CDS encoding bZIP transcription factor, giving the protein MPRKARWTVLGIAGLSLLMCGGCSAEAQSGAASPQGTTSQVAAGSEAGAAQGPRASGQARPRDEVADLQASVAELRVQVAELRQEVTRLRAQVAETGVGGSGDVGTAAGSGTGGSGTAGTGTAQGTGTAQGTAQGTGGAGGVGTAQGTAGAGTAQGTAQGTGTAQGTAQGTGNAGTAQGTGGAGTGAQGTGAGAAGTLRDVPPAGTGLPGPQGTAVVNAVYTGVVRSVSEKQVVIDVGGGSPVTLGVEAETKVLRDGKNLDVRQLKPGEQVRAVVDLVGPEKTLEIAVQPAAAPKR; this is encoded by the coding sequence ATGCCGCGCAAGGCCAGGTGGACGGTGTTGGGAATCGCGGGGCTGTCGCTGCTGATGTGCGGCGGGTGCTCGGCCGAGGCGCAGTCCGGAGCGGCGAGTCCCCAGGGGACGACGTCGCAGGTGGCAGCCGGGTCCGAAGCAGGCGCGGCGCAGGGCCCACGGGCGAGCGGGCAGGCACGGCCCCGGGATGAGGTCGCGGACCTCCAGGCCAGCGTGGCCGAGCTCCGCGTGCAGGTCGCCGAGCTCCGCCAGGAAGTGACGCGCCTGCGTGCGCAGGTGGCGGAGACGGGCGTGGGTGGCTCGGGCGACGTGGGCACGGCGGCGGGCAGCGGCACCGGAGGCTCGGGGACCGCGGGCACGGGCACAGCGCAAGGAACAGGCACGGCTCAGGGCACGGCCCAAGGAACAGGCGGTGCGGGCGGCGTGGGCACTGCGCAAGGAACCGCCGGCGCGGGCACGGCTCAGGGCACGGCCCAAGGAACAGGCACGGCTCAGGGCACGGCGCAAGGAACAGGCAACGCGGGCACGGCGCAAGGCACGGGCGGCGCGGGCACGGGTGCGCAGGGCACGGGAGCAGGGGCCGCGGGCACCCTGCGTGACGTCCCTCCGGCGGGCACGGGCCTGCCGGGCCCTCAAGGCACGGCGGTGGTGAACGCCGTCTACACGGGCGTGGTGCGCTCGGTGTCGGAGAAGCAGGTGGTCATCGACGTCGGCGGCGGTTCGCCGGTGACGCTGGGGGTGGAGGCGGAGACGAAGGTGCTCCGCGACGGGAAGAACCTCGATGTGCGCCAGCTCAAGCCGGGCGAGCAGGTGCGAGCGGTGGTGGACCTGGTGGGCCCGGAGAAGACGCTGGAGATCGCCGTGCAGCCAGCGGCGGCTCCGAAGCGGTGA
- a CDS encoding cytochrome P450, which translates to MPVTVQKQEETGVPAHASATPVSPHLGAQYNPFVGPHVDNPHAFFERLRKEEPVTFSPMLNMWLISRYDDISSVLKDPARFSNRDMLGSGTHLTEEAKRVLAQGFDTKHVLLGMDPPEHTRLRRLTNRGFTAQRIAAMEPFIREMTHNLVDKFANDGRADLVEQLAYPLPVHVILGIMGVPHEDVWKIKKWSADWQQLTFEHIPAEKQVEMAKGVIEFQHYCIRLIEDRRKNPREDLTSYLVEVEDNGEALSLHELVMAIGASMLSAGHESTTALLANTWKLALEHGMWGQLRDNRDWVMKFLEESSRFDSVSHAMIRTAREDVEIGGVKIPEGSRLLLLYAAGSRDESLCPHAGKLDMTREKVPQHLTFGRGTHFCLGAPLARLQYQITTNVLLDRLPDLRLVPKQDYGTWQSIVLRQMKHLKVEWTPRK; encoded by the coding sequence ATGCCCGTGACAGTCCAGAAGCAGGAAGAGACCGGTGTTCCCGCCCACGCGTCAGCGACGCCCGTGAGCCCCCATCTGGGCGCGCAGTACAACCCGTTCGTGGGCCCCCACGTGGACAACCCGCACGCCTTCTTCGAGCGGCTGCGCAAGGAGGAGCCCGTCACCTTCAGCCCCATGCTGAACATGTGGCTCATCAGCCGCTATGACGACATCTCGTCGGTGCTGAAGGACCCGGCGCGCTTCTCCAACCGGGACATGCTGGGCAGCGGCACGCACCTGACGGAGGAGGCGAAGCGCGTCCTCGCCCAGGGGTTCGACACCAAGCACGTGCTCCTGGGCATGGACCCGCCGGAGCACACCCGGCTGCGCCGCCTGACGAACCGCGGCTTCACCGCGCAGCGCATCGCCGCCATGGAGCCCTTCATCCGGGAGATGACCCACAACCTGGTCGACAAGTTCGCCAACGACGGGCGCGCGGACCTGGTGGAGCAGCTGGCCTATCCGCTGCCGGTGCACGTCATCCTCGGCATCATGGGCGTGCCGCACGAGGACGTCTGGAAGATAAAGAAGTGGAGCGCGGACTGGCAGCAGCTCACCTTCGAGCACATCCCCGCCGAGAAGCAGGTGGAGATGGCGAAGGGCGTCATCGAGTTCCAGCACTACTGCATCCGCCTCATCGAGGACCGCCGCAAGAATCCGCGCGAGGATTTGACGAGCTACCTGGTGGAGGTGGAGGACAACGGCGAGGCGCTGTCGCTGCACGAGCTGGTGATGGCCATTGGCGCGTCCATGCTGTCCGCCGGCCACGAGTCCACCACGGCGCTGCTGGCCAACACGTGGAAGCTGGCCCTGGAGCACGGCATGTGGGGGCAGCTGCGGGACAACCGGGACTGGGTGATGAAGTTCCTCGAGGAGTCCAGCCGCTTCGACTCCGTGTCCCACGCCATGATTCGCACCGCGCGCGAGGACGTGGAGATTGGCGGCGTGAAGATTCCGGAGGGCTCGCGCCTGCTCCTGCTGTACGCGGCCGGCAGCCGGGACGAGTCGCTCTGCCCCCACGCGGGCAAGCTGGACATGACGCGTGAGAAGGTCCCCCAGCACCTCACCTTCGGCCGCGGCACCCACTTCTGCCTGGGCGCGCCCCTGGCCCGCCTCCAGTATCAAATCACCACCAACGTCCTGCTGGACCGGCTGCCGGACCTGCGGCTCGTCCCGAAGCAGGACTACGGCACCTGGCAGAGCATCGTCCTTCGCCAGATGAAGCACCTGAAGGTGGAGTGGACGCCCAGGAAGTAA
- a CDS encoding CDP-alcohol phosphatidyltransferase family protein: protein MRRQASLALLNTLSLSRLPLAVAFIVIPDAVVRAALIMLAAFTDFLDGWIARHKGLATRIGALIDPVADRGFMVTAIVVCYFDGLIALPEVLLLVVRDIGTAIGFIVARVVPGLRPVELKARLLGKVVTSLQLLALLCVLLFQPAVAPLVALIGVLSLASVVDYSRAVLRARPRAPDARRARPDSHEAQGPHAPLPTARK, encoded by the coding sequence ATGCGCCGCCAGGCGAGTCTCGCGCTGCTCAACACCCTGTCGCTCTCCCGCCTGCCGCTGGCGGTGGCGTTCATCGTCATCCCTGACGCCGTGGTGCGCGCGGCGCTCATCATGCTGGCGGCGTTCACGGACTTCCTGGACGGGTGGATTGCCCGCCACAAGGGACTCGCCACGCGCATCGGCGCGCTCATCGACCCGGTGGCCGACCGGGGCTTCATGGTGACGGCCATCGTCGTCTGCTACTTCGACGGGCTCATCGCCCTGCCGGAGGTGCTGCTGCTGGTGGTGCGTGACATCGGCACCGCCATCGGCTTCATCGTCGCGCGCGTGGTGCCGGGCCTGCGGCCGGTGGAGCTCAAGGCACGGCTGCTCGGCAAGGTCGTCACCTCGCTGCAACTGCTGGCGTTGCTGTGTGTGCTGCTCTTCCAGCCCGCGGTGGCGCCGCTCGTGGCGCTCATCGGCGTGCTGTCGCTCGCCTCGGTGGTGGACTACTCACGCGCGGTGCTGCGCGCCCGGCCGCGTGCCCCCGACGCCCGGCGCGCACGCCCGGACTCCCACGAAGCGCAAGGCCCGCACGCGCCCCTTCCCACGGCGCGCAAGTAG
- a CDS encoding STAS/SEC14 domain-containing protein → MQQQEWKFGAHMVRYEPPDIVVATFSGPISLDEIKRAVEVYGEVAKHGPYYMIAEIGQSQLGAEPRRYLSENGRADWFKGAIYVGADVVQQTFGKVIALGMLFTGKTRFETTFVKTLPEARAWVQQHRLKQLQRKSG, encoded by the coding sequence ATGCAGCAACAGGAGTGGAAGTTCGGCGCCCACATGGTGCGCTACGAGCCGCCAGACATCGTGGTGGCCACCTTCTCCGGGCCCATCAGCCTGGACGAAATCAAGCGCGCCGTGGAGGTGTACGGCGAGGTTGCGAAGCACGGGCCCTACTACATGATCGCCGAAATCGGTCAGTCCCAGCTCGGGGCGGAGCCTCGGCGGTACCTGTCGGAGAATGGCCGCGCCGACTGGTTCAAGGGCGCCATCTACGTGGGAGCGGACGTCGTCCAGCAGACCTTCGGCAAGGTGATAGCCCTGGGCATGCTCTTCACCGGCAAGACGCGCTTCGAGACCACCTTCGTGAAGACGCTCCCCGAGGCGCGCGCCTGGGTGCAGCAGCACCGCCTCAAGCAGTTGCAGCGCAAGAGCGGCTGA
- a CDS encoding ABC transporter substrate-binding protein codes for MGRRFDTLLALGLTVLALAMGLAGCKRSEESREAAGRTRLVFKYQPLWGPPGPFRELLARFERENPGVELVTEALPNASDLAHQFFLTSLEGGADDFDVLVADVVWVPEFARAGWIADLSEHFPPEQLRADFFPGPVDAVLVDGKTYAVPWYLDVGVLYYRKDLVPRAPRTYEELQRFAREAMAKAPGLQGYVWQGRQYEGLSCNVYEALWGHGGEALGAGGKVLLDAEPAREALGYLRGLVRSGVSPETVTGFSEEESRRVFQEGRAVFMRNWPYAWGEAQKPDSPIRGKVGIAPLPTKGGEPGWGTLGGWQLAVNAHVSPERRKLAARLIAHLTSPDANLVLALNYARNPPRPAVYDNPKLREAEPFIASLRQMVERARPRPVTPYYNLIADVLQSEFSAAVAGIRTPEDALKRAQEQVDHLTGVDE; via the coding sequence ATGGGCCGCCGCTTCGACACGTTGCTCGCGCTGGGCCTCACCGTGCTGGCCTTGGCCATGGGCCTGGCTGGCTGCAAGCGCTCCGAAGAGTCCCGCGAGGCGGCGGGGCGCACGCGGCTCGTCTTCAAGTACCAGCCGCTGTGGGGGCCGCCGGGGCCGTTCAGGGAGCTGCTGGCGCGCTTCGAGCGGGAGAACCCGGGCGTGGAGCTGGTGACGGAGGCGCTGCCGAACGCGTCGGACCTGGCGCACCAGTTCTTCCTCACGTCGCTGGAGGGCGGGGCGGACGACTTCGACGTGCTGGTGGCGGACGTCGTCTGGGTGCCGGAGTTCGCGCGGGCGGGCTGGATTGCGGACCTGTCGGAGCACTTCCCGCCGGAGCAGCTGCGCGCGGACTTCTTCCCGGGGCCGGTGGATGCGGTGCTGGTGGATGGGAAGACGTACGCGGTGCCGTGGTACCTGGACGTGGGCGTCCTCTATTACCGCAAGGACCTGGTGCCGCGGGCGCCGCGCACGTACGAGGAGCTGCAACGCTTCGCACGGGAGGCGATGGCGAAGGCGCCCGGCCTGCAGGGCTATGTCTGGCAGGGGCGGCAGTACGAGGGGCTGAGCTGCAACGTGTACGAGGCGCTCTGGGGGCACGGGGGCGAGGCGCTGGGGGCGGGCGGGAAGGTGCTGCTGGACGCGGAGCCGGCGCGCGAGGCGCTCGGGTACCTGCGCGGGCTGGTGCGGAGCGGGGTGTCGCCCGAGACAGTCACGGGCTTCTCGGAGGAGGAGTCCCGGCGCGTCTTCCAGGAGGGGCGCGCGGTGTTCATGCGCAACTGGCCGTATGCGTGGGGCGAGGCGCAGAAGCCGGACTCGCCCATCCGGGGCAAGGTGGGCATTGCCCCGCTGCCGACGAAGGGGGGCGAGCCGGGGTGGGGGACGCTGGGCGGGTGGCAGCTCGCGGTGAATGCGCATGTCTCACCGGAGCGGAGGAAGCTGGCGGCGCGGCTGATTGCGCACCTGACGTCGCCGGATGCGAACCTGGTGCTGGCATTGAACTACGCGCGCAACCCGCCGAGGCCGGCGGTGTATGACAATCCGAAGCTGCGCGAGGCGGAGCCCTTCATCGCGAGCCTGCGGCAGATGGTGGAGCGGGCGAGGCCGCGGCCGGTGACGCCGTACTACAACCTCATCGCGGACGTGCTGCAGAGCGAGTTCTCCGCGGCGGTGGCGGGCATCCGCACGCCCGAGGACGCGCTGAAGCGGGCCCAGGAGCAGGTGGACCACCTGACGGGGGTGGACGAGTGA
- a CDS encoding fatty acid desaturase family protein: protein MYAEVVDEADTQFARRVDRQALAAITREMSEVKNGRALWALACQWLGIAASFTFVAVVDRWWAWPIAALLIASRQHAMLALMHEAAHYHFLSNRKVGDVVSDLLCAFPLNMTTVGYRHEHMLHHRYVNTPQDPYWAGQQTDRSWHFPRTPLRATAVFMMDALGLYAPNHLKVVLPWTYWGRLARKGQPKISAAEHVRYWLYVAALVTVLVTTGAWLHWLVLWVLPTTTVMMAFFRMRALGEHPVGETPKGDETRETRDVTGTALENFFVAPLNVHYHLTHHAFPSVPFYNLPVMHKELEKAGLLEDGVNMFDSYLGRENSIREYITRAPKAAAVPVAAPQPESMSQPLHS from the coding sequence ATGTACGCCGAAGTAGTGGACGAGGCGGATACCCAGTTCGCGCGCCGCGTTGACCGTCAGGCGCTGGCGGCCATCACCCGCGAGATGTCCGAAGTGAAGAACGGCCGGGCCCTATGGGCGCTGGCGTGCCAGTGGCTGGGAATCGCGGCCAGCTTCACGTTCGTGGCGGTGGTGGACCGCTGGTGGGCGTGGCCGATTGCAGCGCTCCTCATCGCCTCGCGGCAGCACGCGATGCTGGCGCTGATGCACGAGGCGGCGCACTACCACTTCCTGTCCAACCGCAAGGTGGGCGACGTGGTCAGCGACCTGCTCTGCGCCTTCCCGCTGAACATGACGACGGTGGGCTACCGGCACGAGCACATGCTGCACCACCGCTACGTGAATACGCCGCAGGACCCGTACTGGGCGGGCCAGCAGACGGACAGGTCGTGGCACTTCCCGCGCACGCCGCTGCGGGCGACCGCGGTGTTCATGATGGACGCGCTGGGGCTGTACGCGCCCAACCACCTGAAGGTGGTGCTGCCCTGGACGTACTGGGGCCGCCTGGCGCGCAAGGGCCAGCCGAAGATTTCCGCCGCCGAGCACGTGCGCTACTGGCTGTACGTGGCCGCGCTCGTCACGGTGCTGGTGACGACGGGCGCGTGGCTGCACTGGCTGGTCCTGTGGGTGCTGCCGACGACGACGGTGATGATGGCCTTCTTCCGGATGCGCGCGCTGGGCGAGCACCCGGTGGGCGAGACGCCCAAGGGCGACGAGACGCGCGAGACGCGCGACGTGACGGGCACCGCGCTGGAGAACTTCTTCGTGGCCCCCCTCAACGTGCACTACCACCTCACCCACCACGCCTTCCCGTCCGTGCCCTTCTACAACCTGCCCGTGATGCACAAGGAGCTGGAGAAGGCCGGGCTGCTGGAGGACGGGGTGAACATGTTCGACTCGTACCTGGGCCGCGAGAACAGCATCCGCGAGTACATCACCCGCGCGCCAAAGGCCGCCGCGGTGCCCGTCGCGGCGCCGCAGCCCGAGAGCATGAGCCAGCCGCTGCACTCGTAG
- a CDS encoding DUF4846 domain-containing protein has product MLSLLGQEAATPSPDTGPRAPTREELARYAWLSPEAKVRPLESAIAPPEGYTRIPVDQGSFGAWLRGLPLRPEGTPVLHFRGGEILAADDARLAAVAELDVGTANLQQCADSVIRLHAEWLWSSKQHERIAYRFTSGHLASWPKYAAGDRARVAGSKVTWVRSAGADSSRAAFRAYLDLVFNYAGTLSLEPLKGRPSRDEARPGDFFVLGGSPGHAVLVLDVATNAQGKRVALLGQGFMPAQDFHVLSPGPGADGAPWFALEGDAVATPFWKPFPWSSLRRFP; this is encoded by the coding sequence GTGCTCTCGCTCCTCGGCCAGGAAGCCGCCACTCCCAGCCCCGACACCGGCCCCCGCGCCCCCACCCGCGAGGAGCTGGCGCGCTACGCCTGGCTGTCCCCGGAGGCGAAGGTGCGTCCACTGGAGTCCGCCATCGCCCCACCGGAGGGCTACACGCGCATTCCCGTGGATCAGGGCTCGTTCGGCGCGTGGCTGCGGGGCCTGCCCCTGCGTCCCGAGGGCACGCCGGTGCTCCACTTCCGGGGCGGCGAAATCCTGGCCGCCGACGACGCGAGGCTGGCGGCGGTGGCGGAGCTGGACGTGGGCACGGCCAACCTGCAGCAGTGCGCCGACTCCGTCATCCGCCTCCACGCGGAGTGGCTCTGGTCCAGCAAGCAGCACGAGCGCATCGCCTACCGCTTCACCAGCGGGCACCTCGCCTCGTGGCCGAAGTACGCGGCGGGAGACCGGGCACGCGTCGCCGGCTCCAAGGTGACGTGGGTGCGCAGCGCCGGTGCGGACTCCTCGCGCGCCGCGTTCCGCGCCTACCTGGACCTGGTCTTCAACTACGCGGGCACGCTGTCCCTGGAGCCCCTCAAGGGCCGGCCCTCGCGAGACGAGGCGCGGCCCGGGGACTTCTTCGTGCTGGGCGGCAGCCCGGGGCACGCGGTGCTGGTGCTGGACGTGGCGACGAACGCGCAGGGGAAGCGGGTGGCGCTCTTGGGCCAGGGCTTCATGCCGGCGCAGGACTTCCACGTGCTCTCCCCGGGCCCGGGAGCGGACGGCGCGCCGTGGTTCGCGCTGGAGGGCGACGCGGTGGCCACGCCCTTCTGGAAGCCCTTCCCGTGGTCCTCGCTGCGGCGCTTTCCGTGA